The Acidobacteriota bacterium genome includes a window with the following:
- a CDS encoding insulinase family protein has translation MLRFTFFTRLFAALILLNVAAFAQAAAPAPQATDNTIDFTTANGLKAIHRQVKGNEVIAVRIYFKGGVRNISEKTAGIEPVLLEVAQQGTKNFPKGLLNREIARTGTVIESAGALDYSIVAMRCVRQHFDRSWQLLTDIVLNPLFDEKELALVKEQFLSARRQESDSPDEVVAQTSDKLLFRAHPYFNRPDGTIESIGALTANDLKTYHAKMLETSRMVVVFVGDVPLGDIKTKIETSFGKLPKGNFQSAVLPEFKSAGAPEFQLINRAVQTNYIRATFTAPALDSPDYPAMSVLTNILQQLFFQEVRVKRNLSYGADANLLALGANAGNLTVTTQKPNETVRVMFEQIDFLQRQIIREEPLGNIVSGFLTSFYTKLETNDAQAARLGEYELLGGGWRRALTWLDEVRKVKPEDINRVAKTYLKNFHFAAIGNPAYFDKELFQSR, from the coding sequence ATGCTTCGATTCACTTTCTTCACGCGCCTTTTTGCAGCACTAATCCTGCTCAACGTCGCCGCCTTCGCGCAAGCCGCCGCGCCTGCGCCGCAAGCCACCGACAACACGATTGATTTCACCACCGCCAATGGTCTCAAAGCCATTCATCGGCAGGTCAAAGGCAACGAAGTCATCGCCGTGCGCATTTATTTCAAAGGCGGCGTGCGCAACATCTCTGAAAAGACGGCGGGCATTGAGCCGGTGTTGCTCGAAGTCGCACAGCAAGGCACCAAGAACTTTCCCAAAGGACTGCTCAACCGTGAGATTGCGCGCACAGGCACCGTGATCGAATCAGCAGGCGCGCTGGATTACAGCATCGTGGCGATGCGCTGCGTGCGCCAGCATTTTGATCGCTCGTGGCAGTTGCTGACCGACATCGTGCTCAATCCGCTTTTCGACGAAAAGGAACTCGCGCTGGTCAAAGAGCAATTCCTGAGCGCCCGCCGGCAGGAAAGCGACAGCCCTGACGAAGTCGTCGCCCAAACCAGCGACAAGCTGCTCTTTCGGGCGCATCCTTATTTCAATCGTCCGGATGGCACCATCGAATCCATCGGCGCGCTGACGGCCAACGACCTGAAAACCTATCACGCCAAGATGCTCGAGACGTCGCGTATGGTGGTGGTCTTCGTCGGCGATGTGCCGCTGGGCGACATCAAAACCAAGATTGAAACCAGTTTTGGCAAACTGCCCAAAGGCAATTTCCAAAGCGCCGTGCTGCCGGAATTCAAGAGCGCCGGAGCACCCGAATTTCAGCTTATCAATCGCGCCGTGCAAACCAACTACATTCGCGCCACCTTTACCGCGCCCGCGCTGGATAGCCCTGATTACCCGGCGATGTCGGTGCTCACCAACATCCTGCAACAGCTTTTCTTCCAGGAAGTGCGCGTCAAACGCAATCTGTCTTACGGCGCGGATGCGAACCTGCTCGCGCTCGGCGCCAACGCGGGCAATCTGACGGTCACGACGCAGAAGCCCAATGAAACGGTGCGCGTGATGTTCGAGCAGATAGATTTCCTGCAACGCCAGATCATCCGCGAAGAACCGCTCGGCAACATCGTCAGCGGCTTTTTGACTTCGTTCTATACCAAGCTCGAAACCAATGACGCCCAAGCCGCGCGTCTAGGCGAATATGAATTGCTCGGTGGCGGCTGGCGGCGCGCGCTCACCTGGCTCGACGAAGTCCGCAAGGTCAAACCCGAAGACATCAATCGCGTGGCGAAAACGTATCTGAAGAATTTCCATTTCGCCGCCATCGGCAATCCGGCGTATTTCGATAAGGAATTGTTCCAAAGCAGATAG
- a CDS encoding toxin-antitoxin system HicB family antitoxin: MTNLTVSVPDSIYRQVATLAHKDQVTLDQFVSTALAEKVSALLTEDYLAQRAARADRQKFLAVMAKVPDVEPEEFDRLD; this comes from the coding sequence ATGACGAACTTAACTGTATCCGTGCCGGATTCGATCTATCGGCAAGTCGCCACGCTAGCGCATAAAGATCAGGTCACGCTTGACCAATTCGTCTCTACCGCGTTGGCAGAGAAGGTTTCGGCGTTGCTGACGGAAGATTATCTGGCGCAGCGCGCGGCCCGTGCCGACCGTCAGAAGTTTTTGGCGGTGATGGCGAAGGTGCCGGATGTGGAGCCGGAAGAGTTTGACCGGTTAGATTGA
- a CDS encoding insulinase family protein: protein MNKMFRSAAVKCTTVLFLLALAFTPALAKPQWQLVTLKNGLQVIVIENRSVPLVTVEMAVKNGAWTEPPEYNGLSHLFEHMFFKSNEKSKAEGYHDQAGELGMLSNAQTQYEVVNYYTTTIRTGTREALRLLNDAIRYPLFDETEFKQEIEVVIDELNRHASNPFYYLINGVESKLWYKYYSRKNPGGSPQTVSKATTAMMREIQKRFYIPNNSAIVVAGDVSAPEIFKLAEEIFGDWPRGEDPFIKNPIPRHPALTKDEAVIVNQAVNAITLNIGYHGPSTDLDPQATYAADVFSFILRQPDSKFARALIDTGLTTGAAVGYLTQRNVGPITITAQTAPDKFRDAVKAINDQIMQFDAPDYFSNEELESAKSLLDVNEIYGREKPSEYAHTVSFWWASSGLDYYASYTEKLRQVTRADIQAYIRKYIKNRPRIYGVMLSVEDQKKVGLTEKDLLTRPDAVQPLKLPETPITSTAQPALPPETKAPVAAQPGTPKPQPASGNGPLKNSKKPVSN, encoded by the coding sequence GTGAACAAGATGTTCCGCTCTGCCGCCGTGAAGTGCACGACGGTTTTATTTTTATTGGCCTTGGCCTTCACGCCCGCCCTTGCCAAACCGCAATGGCAACTGGTCACACTCAAAAACGGCCTGCAAGTCATCGTCATTGAGAATCGTTCGGTGCCGCTCGTCACGGTCGAGATGGCGGTCAAGAACGGCGCGTGGACGGAACCGCCCGAATACAACGGCCTCTCGCACCTTTTCGAGCATATGTTCTTTAAGTCGAATGAGAAGTCGAAGGCCGAGGGCTATCACGATCAGGCGGGCGAACTCGGTATGCTCAGCAATGCGCAAACGCAATACGAAGTCGTCAATTATTACACCACAACCATCCGCACCGGCACGCGTGAAGCCTTGCGCCTGCTGAACGATGCGATCCGCTATCCGCTTTTCGACGAGACGGAGTTCAAACAGGAAATCGAAGTCGTGATAGACGAACTCAACCGCCACGCCTCCAATCCGTTTTACTATCTGATCAACGGCGTCGAATCGAAGCTCTGGTACAAATACTATTCGCGCAAGAATCCCGGCGGCAGTCCGCAAACCGTTTCCAAAGCCACCACGGCGATGATGCGCGAGATTCAGAAGCGCTTTTACATTCCGAATAACTCGGCCATCGTCGTGGCTGGTGATGTCAGCGCGCCTGAAATTTTCAAACTGGCCGAAGAGATTTTCGGCGATTGGCCGCGTGGCGAAGACCCTTTCATCAAAAACCCGATCCCGCGCCATCCGGCGTTGACCAAAGACGAAGCCGTCATCGTCAATCAGGCCGTCAATGCCATCACGCTGAACATCGGCTATCACGGCCCTTCAACCGATCTCGACCCGCAAGCGACTTATGCTGCCGATGTCTTCTCGTTCATCCTGCGCCAGCCGGATTCCAAATTCGCCCGTGCACTGATTGATACGGGCCTGACCACCGGCGCGGCAGTCGGCTACCTGACGCAACGCAATGTCGGCCCGATCACGATCACCGCGCAAACCGCGCCCGATAAATTCCGCGACGCCGTCAAAGCGATCAACGATCAGATCATGCAATTCGACGCGCCCGATTACTTCAGCAACGAAGAGTTGGAGAGCGCCAAATCGCTGCTCGATGTGAATGAAATTTATGGACGCGAAAAGCCGTCCGAATATGCGCACACGGTCAGTTTCTGGTGGGCGAGTTCGGGGCTGGACTATTACGCCAGTTACACCGAGAAACTGCGCCAAGTCACGCGCGCCGACATCCAGGCTTACATCCGCAAGTACATCAAAAACCGCCCGCGCATTTATGGCGTGATGCTCTCGGTGGAAGATCAGAAAAAAGTCGGGCTGACTGAGAAAGATTTGCTCACACGCCCCGACGCCGTGCAGCCGCTGAAATTGCCTGAAACGCCGATCACGAGCACGGCGCAACCGGCCTTGCCGCCGGAAACTAAAGCGCCTGTCGCGGCGCAACCGGGCACGCCGAAACCGCAACCGGCAAGTGGAAACGGGCCGCTGAAGAACAGCAAGAAACCGGTGAGCAACTGA
- a CDS encoding PQQ-binding-like beta-propeller repeat protein, producing MAHSASAQDFPQWRGPNRDGVVTGFTAPATWPAQLKQRWKIQAGAGHASPIVVGQRVYLLSRVDDNEVVRAVDLNTGKQLWQDSYSVAYQMNPAAMGHGKGPKSTPTVSNGKLYTFGITGTLSAYDAGTGKVLWRREYKPQFKNLEPDFGTAMSPLVDRGVLYVHAGGSNNGALLALDANTGAEKWRWAGDGPGYASPIAVDALGKHLIVTQSQQNIIGVLADNGTLLWKIPFETQYVQNIVTPLQYKDLLIFSGIDKGVFAIRLVYNNEKWTTEQVWLNKEVSLYMNSPVLVGDVLVGLSHKNKGQYFCLDPNTGKTLWTSDPRQGENAALLTAGGLVYALDTDANLKISRASAKGLQELKRYNAASSATWAHPALTGKFVVVKDAGTLAAWAVE from the coding sequence TTGGCTCACTCAGCATCCGCTCAGGACTTCCCGCAATGGCGCGGCCCCAATCGTGACGGCGTCGTGACCGGCTTCACGGCCCCGGCCACTTGGCCCGCACAGTTAAAACAACGCTGGAAAATTCAAGCCGGAGCCGGGCACGCTTCGCCCATTGTTGTGGGTCAACGTGTTTACCTGCTTTCCCGCGTAGACGACAACGAAGTCGTGCGTGCGGTTGACCTCAACACGGGCAAACAGCTTTGGCAGGACAGCTATTCCGTCGCCTATCAGATGAATCCGGCGGCGATGGGCCACGGCAAAGGCCCGAAATCTACGCCGACAGTCAGCAATGGCAAGCTTTATACCTTTGGCATCACCGGCACGTTGTCAGCTTATGATGCAGGGACGGGCAAGGTGCTCTGGCGCAGAGAATACAAACCGCAGTTCAAGAACCTGGAACCGGATTTCGGCACCGCAATGTCGCCTCTGGTGGATCGCGGCGTACTTTACGTTCACGCGGGCGGCAGCAATAACGGGGCGTTGCTGGCCTTGGACGCTAACACTGGCGCTGAGAAATGGCGCTGGGCGGGTGATGGACCGGGCTATGCTTCGCCGATTGCGGTGGATGCGCTCGGCAAACACTTGATCGTTACGCAATCACAACAAAACATCATTGGCGTGCTGGCCGACAACGGCACGCTGTTGTGGAAGATTCCTTTTGAAACGCAGTACGTTCAGAACATCGTCACTCCGCTGCAATACAAAGACCTGCTGATCTTTTCCGGCATAGACAAAGGCGTCTTTGCCATCCGCCTTGTTTATAACAACGAGAAATGGACGACTGAGCAGGTGTGGCTGAACAAGGAAGTCTCGCTGTATATGAATTCGCCCGTGCTCGTCGGTGATGTACTGGTCGGCCTCTCGCACAAGAACAAAGGCCAATACTTCTGCCTTGATCCCAACACCGGCAAAACACTCTGGACGAGCGATCCGCGCCAAGGCGAAAACGCTGCCCTACTCACGGCGGGCGGTTTGGTTTACGCGCTCGACACCGACGCCAATCTGAAAATTTCCCGCGCCAGCGCCAAAGGCTTGCAGGAACTGAAGCGCTATAACGCCGCCAGCAGTGCGACTTGGGCGCACCCGGCCTTGACGGGCAAATTTGTCGTCGTGAAGGATGCTGGAACTTTGGCAGCCTGGGCAGTTGAGTAG
- a CDS encoding putative toxin-antitoxin system toxin component, PIN family: protein MFRIVIDTNVVIAALRSQRGASYRLLMMLEEGRWQTCLSVPLLMEYEAVAKRPEVGIKLSDADIDIFLDYVCGWAEHRQIYFLWRPLLPDPGDDCVLEVAVEAQCDFIVTYNRRDFVGAERFGLAVVTPPEFLRKLEESK, encoded by the coding sequence ATGTTCCGCATTGTAATTGATACCAACGTTGTCATTGCGGCTTTGCGTTCGCAGCGGGGCGCGTCATACCGCCTGTTGATGATGCTGGAAGAAGGCCGCTGGCAAACCTGTCTTTCAGTGCCTTTGTTGATGGAATATGAGGCAGTCGCCAAAAGGCCTGAGGTCGGCATCAAGCTGAGCGACGCGGACATTGATATTTTTCTCGACTACGTTTGCGGCTGGGCGGAACATCGGCAAATCTATTTTCTCTGGCGTCCGCTGCTGCCTGATCCGGGCGATGATTGTGTGCTGGAAGTCGCTGTTGAAGCGCAATGCGATTTTATCGTCACCTATAACCGGCGCGACTTTGTTGGCGCTGAACGCTTTGGCCTCGCGGTCGTCACACCACCAGAATTCCTGCGTAAATTGGAGGAGAGCAAATGA
- a CDS encoding DUF1295 domain-containing protein has product MNLFVLTAVVVVIAMLGLWLLSLRLKDASIVDIFWGLGFVLIAWTSFALGYGYRPRRLLLCSLVTIWGVRLALHLWRRNHGRPEDYRYAAMRKRHGAQFKWVSLGLVFGLQGLLMWLISLPLQLAQQAILPWELTWLDWLAVGVWLTGFLFEAVGDWQLQQFKADPKNRGRVLDQGLWRYTRHPNYFGDAVVWWSFWLFAVAVGDGLFSMLSPLLMTFLLLKVTGAALLEKSLAKTKPAYKAYVARTNAFVPWWPKQSR; this is encoded by the coding sequence ATGAATCTATTCGTGCTCACAGCGGTTGTTGTCGTCATCGCTATGCTAGGGCTTTGGCTGCTCAGCCTGCGGCTTAAAGATGCGAGCATCGTAGACATTTTCTGGGGCCTAGGCTTTGTGCTGATCGCGTGGACTTCGTTTGCGCTGGGTTACGGCTATCGCCCGCGCAGGCTGTTGCTGTGCTCGCTGGTGACGATCTGGGGTGTGCGGCTGGCGCTGCATCTATGGCGGCGCAATCACGGGCGGCCCGAAGATTACCGCTACGCCGCGATGCGCAAACGCCACGGCGCACAATTCAAATGGGTGAGCCTGGGCTTGGTGTTCGGCTTGCAAGGCCTGTTGATGTGGCTCATCTCGCTGCCGCTGCAACTGGCGCAACAAGCGATTCTGCCGTGGGAATTAACCTGGCTGGATTGGCTGGCCGTAGGCGTCTGGCTGACGGGCTTCCTGTTTGAAGCAGTAGGCGATTGGCAGTTGCAACAATTCAAAGCCGACCCAAAAAATAGAGGCCGCGTGCTGGATCAGGGTCTGTGGCGCTACACGCGGCATCCGAATTATTTTGGCGATGCGGTGGTGTGGTGGAGCTTCTGGCTCTTTGCAGTAGCGGTGGGCGACGGACTGTTTTCGATGCTCAGCCCATTGTTGATGACGTTTTTGTTGTTAAAGGTGACGGGCGCGGCGCTGTTGGAAAAATCGTTGGCGAAAACGAAGCCGGCGTACAAAGCTTATGTGGCGCGGACGAATGCATTTGTGCCGTGGTGGCCGAAGCAGAGCCGCTAA
- a CDS encoding radical SAM protein — MAKPIKYFEKGLSVAAGAAFNTIQFFNQYKPNPSFIPKWSDKPLLKSWQKTKPTLGWPRTTDSLCPACVKEARTRIIENGEDPFKVIEDRPGEIKATIIERDGEIWMIKDCPFHGHYEDMMAVDAKFLEHIEAMYPGRDIDAHNDERLHKHGSSTIKHGRGSVLTVDLTNRCNMMCDPCFMDANQVGFVHELSWEDIQEIMDNAVSIKPRRQMSIQFSGGEPTLSPYFIDAVKYARKVGYNSVQAATNGIEFAKSKEFCRKAAEAGLRYVYLQFDGIGNAANSHRQVGNLFDVKLRAINNLHEAGVEIVLVTTLVNTVNNDEVGPVIRFALDNPKKIGFISFQPVSFTGRDEDITEDRRLRQRYTLSHMAHDVKKQVGITDPHKDWFPISLMSAFADFADMAHGPDREWGQMSCGCHPNCGVGTAVMVDKETKEMRPVPDFINIPGLVKDMQKVTDAARGKKFSGALMGLALLKHYNPFGSPTHFKLTDLLQKFDKTFGLSGKDYGKSDPTRTIEDVEKRRKDRWNFLFIAGMWFQDLFNYDFRRTEMCIIPYGTQEGEISFCAYNTGIGWRNIIENMHQNATVSKWYQEHGRHEIFANNHSVKLEDTTHVLNVNDADAARGREKKAVPQTAKEEQALMKKLYMQSVLKQKAEPLVQIGGLTSKKEEGTGAVTVSGD, encoded by the coding sequence ATGGCTAAACCGATTAAATACTTTGAGAAAGGCTTGAGCGTCGCGGCGGGCGCAGCCTTCAACACGATCCAATTTTTCAATCAGTACAAACCCAACCCCTCTTTCATCCCGAAATGGTCTGACAAGCCCTTGCTGAAATCCTGGCAGAAGACCAAGCCGACGCTCGGCTGGCCTCGCACCACTGATTCGCTCTGCCCGGCCTGTGTCAAAGAGGCCCGCACGCGCATCATTGAGAATGGCGAAGACCCATTCAAGGTAATTGAGGATCGTCCCGGCGAGATTAAGGCAACGATCATTGAGCGGGATGGCGAAATCTGGATGATCAAGGATTGCCCTTTTCATGGTCACTACGAAGACATGATGGCCGTGGACGCCAAGTTCCTGGAGCACATCGAAGCGATGTACCCAGGTCGCGACATTGATGCGCACAACGACGAACGCTTGCACAAGCACGGTTCTTCGACCATCAAGCACGGGCGCGGTTCGGTGCTGACCGTAGACCTGACCAACCGTTGCAACATGATGTGCGACCCCTGCTTCATGGATGCCAACCAGGTTGGTTTCGTCCACGAGTTAAGCTGGGAAGACATTCAGGAAATCATGGACAACGCGGTTTCGATCAAGCCGCGCCGCCAGATGTCCATCCAATTTTCGGGCGGCGAACCGACGCTCTCGCCCTACTTCATTGATGCCGTCAAATACGCGCGCAAGGTTGGCTATAACTCCGTGCAAGCTGCGACCAACGGCATTGAGTTCGCCAAATCCAAAGAGTTCTGCCGCAAGGCTGCTGAAGCCGGTCTACGTTACGTTTACCTGCAATTCGATGGCATCGGCAACGCCGCCAACAGTCACCGCCAGGTCGGCAACCTTTTCGACGTGAAGCTGCGTGCGATCAACAACCTGCACGAAGCTGGCGTCGAGATTGTGCTCGTGACGACGCTGGTCAACACCGTCAACAACGACGAAGTCGGCCCGGTGATTCGCTTTGCGCTCGACAATCCCAAAAAGATCGGCTTCATCTCATTCCAACCGGTTTCCTTCACGGGCCGCGACGAAGACATCACCGAAGATCGCCGCTTGCGCCAGCGTTACACGCTCTCGCACATGGCCCACGACGTGAAAAAACAGGTGGGCATCACCGATCCGCATAAAGACTGGTTCCCGATTTCGTTGATGTCGGCCTTTGCCGATTTCGCCGATATGGCCCACGGGCCGGATCGCGAATGGGGCCAGATGAGTTGCGGTTGCCACCCGAATTGCGGTGTAGGCACGGCGGTGATGGTTGATAAAGAAACCAAGGAGATGCGGCCCGTCCCGGATTTCATCAACATCCCTGGCCTCGTCAAAGATATGCAGAAGGTCACCGACGCCGCGCGGGGCAAGAAGTTTTCCGGCGCGCTGATGGGTTTGGCTTTGCTCAAGCATTACAACCCCTTCGGTTCGCCGACGCATTTCAAACTGACCGATCTGTTGCAGAAGTTCGACAAGACCTTTGGTCTGTCGGGCAAAGACTATGGCAAGTCCGACCCGACGCGCACGATTGAAGACGTCGAGAAACGCCGCAAAGATCGCTGGAACTTCCTTTTCATCGCGGGCATGTGGTTCCAGGACTTGTTCAACTACGACTTCCGCCGCACCGAGATGTGCATCATTCCTTACGGCACGCAGGAAGGCGAAATCAGTTTCTGCGCGTACAACACGGGCATCGGCTGGCGCAATATCATCGAGAACATGCACCAGAACGCGACCGTGTCGAAGTGGTATCAAGAACATGGCCGCCACGAAATCTTCGCGAACAACCACTCGGTCAAACTCGAAGACACGACGCACGTGCTGAATGTCAACGACGCCGACGCCGCACGTGGCCGCGAGAAAAAGGCCGTGCCGCAAACCGCGAAAGAAGAGCAGGCGCTGATGAAGAAGCTGTACATGCAATCGGTGCTCAAGCAGAAAGCCGAACCGCTCGTCCAAATCGGCGGGTTGACGAGTAAGAAAGAAGAAGGCACCGGCGCAGTTACGGTGTCCGGCGATTAG
- a CDS encoding Gfo/Idh/MocA family oxidoreductase has protein sequence MKIAGIKFDHFHMGDLLRYAFNHPQAEIVGLCDEDPARMQDAAHNFNVPGERLFTDYRACVETTKPDVVILCPAPARHAEYVEALAPYGVHLLVEKPMAASLADADAMMRALAATGRTLMINWPMVWSPPHRTAQRLLGEGLIGDVREVHYYGGNRGPLYHGADKVEVSAEEVQRRKPHSWFYAWASGGGSLRDYLGYGVTLGTWFHNGAVPLEVTAVVDEPAGLEVDEHSLTIARYATGLSKFETRWGTFTDPWTHQPQPKCGFVIVGSAGTLSSYDSETTIRVQTKQAPAGYEVSVDTLAAPHSNPIEHLLHHLTTGAPLLGPLTPALSRLGQQIVETAIVSAREKRAVRLVE, from the coding sequence ATGAAAATTGCCGGCATCAAATTCGACCACTTTCACATGGGCGACCTGCTGCGCTACGCCTTCAACCATCCACAGGCAGAAATCGTCGGACTTTGCGATGAAGACCCCGCGCGGATGCAAGACGCCGCCCACAATTTCAACGTGCCCGGCGAACGCCTGTTCACCGATTACCGCGCCTGTGTGGAAACCACTAAACCCGATGTTGTAATCCTTTGCCCGGCCCCGGCGCGGCACGCCGAATACGTCGAAGCACTCGCGCCTTACGGCGTGCACCTGTTGGTTGAAAAACCGATGGCGGCTTCGTTGGCGGATGCCGATGCAATGATGCGGGCGCTGGCGGCGACGGGGCGGACACTGATGATCAACTGGCCGATGGTGTGGTCACCGCCGCATCGCACGGCGCAACGCTTGCTCGGCGAAGGGTTGATCGGTGATGTGCGCGAGGTTCATTATTACGGCGGCAATCGCGGGCCGCTCTATCACGGCGCTGATAAGGTCGAAGTTAGCGCCGAGGAAGTCCAACGCCGCAAACCGCACAGTTGGTTCTACGCCTGGGCCAGCGGCGGTGGTTCGTTGCGCGATTATCTGGGTTACGGCGTGACACTGGGCACCTGGTTTCACAACGGCGCGGTGCCGCTAGAAGTGACTGCGGTCGTAGATGAACCGGCGGGCTTAGAGGTAGACGAACACAGCCTCACGATTGCGCGCTACGCCACGGGCCTCTCGAAATTCGAGACACGCTGGGGCACGTTCACCGACCCCTGGACGCATCAGCCGCAACCCAAATGCGGCTTCGTCATCGTCGGCAGCGCCGGTACGCTCAGCAGTTATGACAGCGAGACCACCATCCGCGTGCAGACCAAACAAGCGCCTGCCGGATACGAAGTGTCTGTAGACACGCTGGCCGCACCGCACAGCAATCCGATTGAACACCTGCTGCATCATCTAACAACGGGTGCGCCGTTGCTGGGGCCGCTCACTCCTGCGCTGAGCCGCCTCGGCCAACAGATTGTCGAAACAGCTATCGTCAGTGCGCGTGAGAAACGGGCAGTCCGCTTGGTTGAATAA